The proteins below are encoded in one region of Oncorhynchus gorbuscha isolate QuinsamMale2020 ecotype Even-year linkage group LG01, OgorEven_v1.0, whole genome shotgun sequence:
- the sin3aa gene encoding SIN3 transcription regulator family member Aa isoform X1, whose protein sequence is MKRRLEEQEPVFASQQRRLTCSTEAFQHRVLAPAPAAYEAVGDSMQPTAGNIQYSVPQGYQVPTVPQNSSGHVHTPSPTVHHHSPAVQPHGPPVMQCHAHPPASAQGQQQFQRLKVEDALSYLDQVKLQFGNQPQVYNDFLDIMKEFKSQSIDTPGVISRVSQLFKGHPDLIMGFNTFLPPGYKIEVATNDLVNVTTPGQIHHITPHGISVSQIPLSGPPTPHQPQVPAPTTTSAPSPPTQPTPTKMSKQPLQSPVLTPSSQPNPSIPAYASPQSPTLQPHTPISGTPNAPPLQNNQPVEFNHAINYVNKIKNRFQGQPDIYKAFLEILHTYQKEQRNAKEAGGNYTPALTEQEVYAQVARLFKNQEDLLSEFGQFLPDANSSVLLSKTTAEKAESVRNDHGGTAKKLQLNNKQRPNQNGCQIRMLSGTVVTPPVKKKPKLLNLKDSSLVEASKHGDGTESLFFEKVRKALRSAEAYDNFLRCLVIFNQEVISRAELVQLVLPFLGRFPELFNWFKNFLGYREMSHTERYPKERALEGIAMEIDYASCKRLGSSYRALPKSYTQPKCTGRTPLCKEVLNDTWVSFPSWSEDSTFVSSKKTQYEEHIYRCEDERFELDVVLETNLATIRMLETVQRKLSRMSAEEQAKFRLDNTLGGSSEVIHRKAIQRIYGDKAPDIIDGLKKNPAISVPIVLKRLKNKEEEWREAQRGFNKIWREQNEKYYLKSLDHQGINFKQNDTKVLRSKTLLNEIESIYDERQEQASEENTAMPSGPHLTLTYKDSQILEDAAALIIHHVKRQTGIQKEDKYKIKQIIHHLIPDMLFAQRGELSDLEEEEEEEMELDEAVAKKHNGVAQGGSPNKSSKLLFCNTGAQKLRSCTEAYNLFYVNNNWYIFLRLHQTLCSRLMRIYGQAERQIEEDIRERDWEREVLGLKRDKNDNPAIQLRLKEPMDIEVEDYYSAFLEMVRNLLDGNMEPAQYEDSLREMFTIHAYTAFTMDKLIQSIARQLQHIVSDEICVQVTDLYLAESTNGATGGPLPTQTSRASTEGCYQRKAEQIMSDENCFKLMFLKNRGHVQLTVELLDTEEENSDEPMEAERWSDYVGRYLNSDSTSPELREHLAQKPVFLPRNLRRIRKYQRGREQLEKEASEGEKKSTENAENLKMECMFKLNSYKMVYVFKSEDYMYRRTALLRAHQSHERVSTRLHKRFQAWVDFWVKEHVTRDMAAETNKWLMGEGRDGLVPCTTTRELEILHFMNINKYRVKYGSPFKAP, encoded by the exons ATGAAACGGCGCTTGGAGGAACAGGAACCGGTATTTGCGTCCCAACAGCGGCGCCTCACCTGCAGCACGGAGGCTTTCCAGCACCGTGTCCTGGCCCCGGCGCCTGCCGCATACGAGGCGGTGGGCGACAGCATGCAGCCTACCGCAGGCAACATTCAGTATTCTGTCCCACAGGGCTACCAG GTCCCCACGGTGCCACAGAACTCGAGTGGTCATGTGCACACCCCTAGCCCAACTGTACACCACCACAGCCCAGCGGTCCAGCCCCACGGGCCCCCTGTGATGCAGTGCCACGCTCACCCCCCTGCCTCAGCCCAGGGCCAGCAGCAATTCCAGAGGCTCAAG gtGGAAGATGCTTTGTCTTACCTGGACCAAGTGAAACTCCAGTTTGGCAACCAACCTCAAGTCTACAATGACTTCCTGGACATCATGAAGGAGTTCAAGTCTCAAAG CATTGACACTCCAGGGGTGATAAGCAGGGTATCCCAGCTCTTCAAAGGCCACCCCGACCTCATTATGGGATTCAACACCTTCCTGCCACCGGGCTACAAGATCGAGGTTGCGACCAACGACCTGGTCAATGTAACCACGCCGGGTCAGATCCACCACATCACCCCTCACGGCATTTCTGTCTCACAAATCCCCCTGTCGGGACCACCCACCCCGCACCAGCCCCAGGTGCcagcccccaccaccacctctgcACCATCCCCTCCCACACAGCCAACCCCTACCAAGATGAGCAAG CAGCCACTGCAATCTCCAGTCCTCACGCCAAGCAGCCAGCCCAATCCGTCCATCCCCGCCTATGCCTCCCCCCAATCCCCAACCCTGCAGCCCCACACACCGATAAGTGGCACGCCCAATGCCCCTCCGCTGCAGAACAACCAGCCTGTGGAGTTCAATCATGCCATCAACTACGTCAACAAGATCAAGAACCGTTTCCAGGGTCAGCCAGACATCTACAAAGCCTTCCTGGAGATCCTGCACACCTACCAG AAGGAGCAGCGGAATGCTAAGGAGGCAGGAGGGAACTACACCCCAGCCCTGACAGAGCAGGAGGTCTATGCCCAGGTGGCCCGGCTCTTCAAGAACCAGGAGGACCTTCTCTCTGAGTTTGGCCAGTTCTTACCAGATGCCAACAGCTCGGTG CTGTTAAGCAAGACGACAGCAGAAAAGGCGGAGTCTGTGCGGAATGACCACGGTGGCACAGCGAAGAAGCTGCAGCTCAACAACAAACAAAGGCCCAATCAGAACGGTTGCCAGATCCGCATGCTCTCTGGGACGGTTGTCACACCCCCTGTCAAG AAGAAGCCCAAGTTACTGAATTTGAAAGACTCGTCCCTGGTAGAAGCCAGCAAACATGGAGATGGCACAGAATCTCTGTTCTTTGAGAAG gtGCGGAAGGCCTTGCGGAGTGCAGAGGCCTATGACAACTTCCTGCGTTGTTTGGTTATCTTCAACCAAGAGGTCATCTCCAGGGCTGAGCTGGTGCAACTGGTGCTGCCTTTCCTGGG GAGATTCCCCGAACTGTTCAATTGGTTCAAGAACTTCCTAGGATACCGGGAAATGTCCCACACTGAGCGCTATCCCAAGGAGCGTGCCTTGGAGGGCATTGCCATGGAGATCGACTATGCTTCCTGCAAGAGACTGGGCTCGAGCTACAGAGCACTGCCGAAGAGCTACACGCAGCCCAAGTGCACCGGGAGAACGCCACTGTGCAAAGAG GTCCTCAATGACACCTGGGTGTCCTTCCCTTCCTGGTCTGAAGACTCCACCTTTGTGAGCTCCAAAAAGACCCAGTATGAGGAGCACATCTACAGATGTGAGGATGAACGCTTCGAG CTGGACGTGGTGCTGGAGACCAACCTGGCCACCATCCGCATGCTGGAGACCGTACAAAGAAAACTGTCCCGTATGTCTGCCGAGGAGCAGGCTAAGTTTCGCCTGGACAACACGCTGGGAGGCTCCTCGGAAGTCATCCATCGCAAGGCCATCCAGAGGATATACGGTGACAAGGCCCCTGACATCATCGATGGGCTCAAGAAGAACCCTGCCATTTCTGTTCCCATTGTGCTGAAGAG GTTAAAGAACAAGGAGGAGGAGTGGCGGGAAGCCCAGAGGGGCTTCAACAAGATCTGGAGGGAGCAGAATGAGAAGTACTACTTGAAGTCTCTCGACCACCAAGGTATCAACTTCAAACAGAACGACACCAAGGTGCTACGATCCAAGACACTGCTCAATGAGATTGAGAGCATCTACGACGAG CGACAGGAACAGGCGTCGGAGGAGAACACCGCGATGCCCAGCGGCCCCCACCTGACTTTGACCTACAAGGACAGCCAGATCCTGGAGGATGCTGCCGCCCTCATCATCCACCACGTCAAGCGGCAGACGGGCATCCAGAAGGAGGATAAGTACAAGATCAAACAAATCATTCACCACTTGATCCCAGACATGCTGTTTGCCCAGCGCGGCGAGCTCTCGGAcctggaggaagaagaggaagaggagatggagcTGGATGAGGCCGTGGCCAAGAAGCACAATGGCGTCGCGCAAGGCGGAAGCCCCAACAAGTCCTCCAAGCTCCTCTTCTGCAACACGGGTGCCCAGAAGCTGCGAAGTTGCACCGAGGCCTACAATCTGTTTTACGTCAACAATAACTGGTACATCTTCCTGCGGCTGCACCAGACACTGTGCTCGCGGCTGATGCGGATCTACGGGCAGGCGGAGAGACAAATTGAGGAGGACATCCGGGAgcgtgactgggagagagaggtgctggGCCTCAAGCGAGACAAGAATGACAACCCTGCCATCCAGCTGAGACTGAAAGAGCCCA TGGATATAGAGGTGGAGGACTACTACTCTGCCTTCCTGGAGATGGTGCGGAACCTTCTGGATGGCAACATGGAGCCGGCTCAGTACGAGGACTCCCTCCGGGAGATGTTCACCATCCATGCCTACACCGCCTTCACCATGGACAAACTCATCCAGAGCATCGCCAGGCAG CTCCAGCACATAGTGAGTGACGAGATCTGCGTGCAGGTGACAGACCTGTATTTAGCAGAGAGCACCAACGGGGCCACCGGAGGTCCCCTTCCCACCCAGACATCCAGAGCTTCCACAGAGGGATGCTACCAGCGCAAGGCGGAACAGATCATGTCCGATGAGAATTGCTTCAAG CTTATGTTTCTAAAGAACAGAGGCCATGTTCAACTGACAGTGGAGCTTCTGGACACCGAGGAGGAGAACTCCGATGAACCCATGGAGGCAGAG CGCTGGTCAGATTACGTGGGTCGCTACCTGAATTCTGACTCTACCTCTCCAGAGTTGCGGGAACACCTTGCTCAGAAACCTGTCTTCCTTCCCAG GAACCTCCGTCGGATACGGAAGTACCAAAGGGGTAGGGAGCAGCTAGAGAAGGAGGCcagcgagggagagaaaaagtCCACGGAGAATGCCGAGAACCTTAAAATGGAATGTATGTTCAAGCTCAACTCCTATAAGATGGTTTATGTCTTCAAGTCTGAGGACTACATGTACCGACGCACTGCCTTGCTGCGAGCTCACCAG TCACACGAGAGAGTGAGCACTCGGTTGCACAAGCGCTTCCAGGCCTGGGTCGACTTCTGGGTGAAGGAGCATGTCACTCGCGACATGGCCGCTGAGACCAACAAGTGGCTGATGGGAGAGGGGCGTGACGGTCTGGTGCCGTGCACCACCACCCGCGAGCTGGAGATCCTCCACTTCATGAACATCAACAAGTACCGTGTCAAATACGGCTCACCCTTCAAAGCACCATAA
- the sin3aa gene encoding SIN3 transcription regulator family member Aa isoform X4: protein MQCHAHPPASAQGQQQFQRLKVEDALSYLDQVKLQFGNQPQVYNDFLDIMKEFKSQSIDTPGVISRVSQLFKGHPDLIMGFNTFLPPGYKIEVATNDLVNVTTPGQIHHITPHGISVSQIPLSGPPTPHQPQVPAPTTTSAPSPPTQPTPTKMSKQPLQSPVLTPSSQPNPSIPAYASPQSPTLQPHTPISGTPNAPPLQNNQPVEFNHAINYVNKIKNRFQGQPDIYKAFLEILHTYQKEQRNAKEAGGNYTPALTEQEVYAQVARLFKNQEDLLSEFGQFLPDANSSVLLSKTTAEKAESVRNDHGGTAKKLQLNNKQRPNQNGCQIRMLSGTVVTPPVKKKPKLLNLKDSSLVEASKHGDGTESLFFEKVRKALRSAEAYDNFLRCLVIFNQEVISRAELVQLVLPFLGRFPELFNWFKNFLGYREMSHTERYPKERALEGIAMEIDYASCKRLGSSYRALPKSYTQPKCTGRTPLCKEVLNDTWVSFPSWSEDSTFVSSKKTQYEEHIYRCEDERFELDVVLETNLATIRMLETVQRKLSRMSAEEQAKFRLDNTLGGSSEVIHRKAIQRIYGDKAPDIIDGLKKNPAISVPIVLKRLKNKEEEWREAQRGFNKIWREQNEKYYLKSLDHQGINFKQNDTKVLRSKTLLNEIESIYDERQEQASEENTAMPSGPHLTLTYKDSQILEDAAALIIHHVKRQTGIQKEDKYKIKQIIHHLIPDMLFAQRGELSDLEEEEEEEMELDEAVAKKHNGVAQGGSPNKSSKLLFCNTGAQKLRSCTEAYNLFYVNNNWYIFLRLHQTLCSRLMRIYGQAERQIEEDIRERDWEREVLGLKRDKNDNPAIQLRLKEPMDIEVEDYYSAFLEMVRNLLDGNMEPAQYEDSLREMFTIHAYTAFTMDKLIQSIARQLQHIVSDEICVQVTDLYLAESTNGATGGPLPTQTSRASTEGCYQRKAEQIMSDENCFKLMFLKNRGHVQLTVELLDTEEENSDEPMEAERWSDYVGRYLNSDSTSPELREHLAQKPVFLPRNLRRIRKYQRGREQLEKEASEGEKKSTENAENLKMECMFKLNSYKMVYVFKSEDYMYRRTALLRAHQSHERVSTRLHKRFQAWVDFWVKEHVTRDMAAETNKWLMGEGRDGLVPCTTTRELEILHFMNINKYRVKYGSPFKAP from the exons ATGCAGTGCCACGCTCACCCCCCTGCCTCAGCCCAGGGCCAGCAGCAATTCCAGAGGCTCAAG gtGGAAGATGCTTTGTCTTACCTGGACCAAGTGAAACTCCAGTTTGGCAACCAACCTCAAGTCTACAATGACTTCCTGGACATCATGAAGGAGTTCAAGTCTCAAAG CATTGACACTCCAGGGGTGATAAGCAGGGTATCCCAGCTCTTCAAAGGCCACCCCGACCTCATTATGGGATTCAACACCTTCCTGCCACCGGGCTACAAGATCGAGGTTGCGACCAACGACCTGGTCAATGTAACCACGCCGGGTCAGATCCACCACATCACCCCTCACGGCATTTCTGTCTCACAAATCCCCCTGTCGGGACCACCCACCCCGCACCAGCCCCAGGTGCcagcccccaccaccacctctgcACCATCCCCTCCCACACAGCCAACCCCTACCAAGATGAGCAAG CAGCCACTGCAATCTCCAGTCCTCACGCCAAGCAGCCAGCCCAATCCGTCCATCCCCGCCTATGCCTCCCCCCAATCCCCAACCCTGCAGCCCCACACACCGATAAGTGGCACGCCCAATGCCCCTCCGCTGCAGAACAACCAGCCTGTGGAGTTCAATCATGCCATCAACTACGTCAACAAGATCAAGAACCGTTTCCAGGGTCAGCCAGACATCTACAAAGCCTTCCTGGAGATCCTGCACACCTACCAG AAGGAGCAGCGGAATGCTAAGGAGGCAGGAGGGAACTACACCCCAGCCCTGACAGAGCAGGAGGTCTATGCCCAGGTGGCCCGGCTCTTCAAGAACCAGGAGGACCTTCTCTCTGAGTTTGGCCAGTTCTTACCAGATGCCAACAGCTCGGTG CTGTTAAGCAAGACGACAGCAGAAAAGGCGGAGTCTGTGCGGAATGACCACGGTGGCACAGCGAAGAAGCTGCAGCTCAACAACAAACAAAGGCCCAATCAGAACGGTTGCCAGATCCGCATGCTCTCTGGGACGGTTGTCACACCCCCTGTCAAG AAGAAGCCCAAGTTACTGAATTTGAAAGACTCGTCCCTGGTAGAAGCCAGCAAACATGGAGATGGCACAGAATCTCTGTTCTTTGAGAAG gtGCGGAAGGCCTTGCGGAGTGCAGAGGCCTATGACAACTTCCTGCGTTGTTTGGTTATCTTCAACCAAGAGGTCATCTCCAGGGCTGAGCTGGTGCAACTGGTGCTGCCTTTCCTGGG GAGATTCCCCGAACTGTTCAATTGGTTCAAGAACTTCCTAGGATACCGGGAAATGTCCCACACTGAGCGCTATCCCAAGGAGCGTGCCTTGGAGGGCATTGCCATGGAGATCGACTATGCTTCCTGCAAGAGACTGGGCTCGAGCTACAGAGCACTGCCGAAGAGCTACACGCAGCCCAAGTGCACCGGGAGAACGCCACTGTGCAAAGAG GTCCTCAATGACACCTGGGTGTCCTTCCCTTCCTGGTCTGAAGACTCCACCTTTGTGAGCTCCAAAAAGACCCAGTATGAGGAGCACATCTACAGATGTGAGGATGAACGCTTCGAG CTGGACGTGGTGCTGGAGACCAACCTGGCCACCATCCGCATGCTGGAGACCGTACAAAGAAAACTGTCCCGTATGTCTGCCGAGGAGCAGGCTAAGTTTCGCCTGGACAACACGCTGGGAGGCTCCTCGGAAGTCATCCATCGCAAGGCCATCCAGAGGATATACGGTGACAAGGCCCCTGACATCATCGATGGGCTCAAGAAGAACCCTGCCATTTCTGTTCCCATTGTGCTGAAGAG GTTAAAGAACAAGGAGGAGGAGTGGCGGGAAGCCCAGAGGGGCTTCAACAAGATCTGGAGGGAGCAGAATGAGAAGTACTACTTGAAGTCTCTCGACCACCAAGGTATCAACTTCAAACAGAACGACACCAAGGTGCTACGATCCAAGACACTGCTCAATGAGATTGAGAGCATCTACGACGAG CGACAGGAACAGGCGTCGGAGGAGAACACCGCGATGCCCAGCGGCCCCCACCTGACTTTGACCTACAAGGACAGCCAGATCCTGGAGGATGCTGCCGCCCTCATCATCCACCACGTCAAGCGGCAGACGGGCATCCAGAAGGAGGATAAGTACAAGATCAAACAAATCATTCACCACTTGATCCCAGACATGCTGTTTGCCCAGCGCGGCGAGCTCTCGGAcctggaggaagaagaggaagaggagatggagcTGGATGAGGCCGTGGCCAAGAAGCACAATGGCGTCGCGCAAGGCGGAAGCCCCAACAAGTCCTCCAAGCTCCTCTTCTGCAACACGGGTGCCCAGAAGCTGCGAAGTTGCACCGAGGCCTACAATCTGTTTTACGTCAACAATAACTGGTACATCTTCCTGCGGCTGCACCAGACACTGTGCTCGCGGCTGATGCGGATCTACGGGCAGGCGGAGAGACAAATTGAGGAGGACATCCGGGAgcgtgactgggagagagaggtgctggGCCTCAAGCGAGACAAGAATGACAACCCTGCCATCCAGCTGAGACTGAAAGAGCCCA TGGATATAGAGGTGGAGGACTACTACTCTGCCTTCCTGGAGATGGTGCGGAACCTTCTGGATGGCAACATGGAGCCGGCTCAGTACGAGGACTCCCTCCGGGAGATGTTCACCATCCATGCCTACACCGCCTTCACCATGGACAAACTCATCCAGAGCATCGCCAGGCAG CTCCAGCACATAGTGAGTGACGAGATCTGCGTGCAGGTGACAGACCTGTATTTAGCAGAGAGCACCAACGGGGCCACCGGAGGTCCCCTTCCCACCCAGACATCCAGAGCTTCCACAGAGGGATGCTACCAGCGCAAGGCGGAACAGATCATGTCCGATGAGAATTGCTTCAAG CTTATGTTTCTAAAGAACAGAGGCCATGTTCAACTGACAGTGGAGCTTCTGGACACCGAGGAGGAGAACTCCGATGAACCCATGGAGGCAGAG CGCTGGTCAGATTACGTGGGTCGCTACCTGAATTCTGACTCTACCTCTCCAGAGTTGCGGGAACACCTTGCTCAGAAACCTGTCTTCCTTCCCAG GAACCTCCGTCGGATACGGAAGTACCAAAGGGGTAGGGAGCAGCTAGAGAAGGAGGCcagcgagggagagaaaaagtCCACGGAGAATGCCGAGAACCTTAAAATGGAATGTATGTTCAAGCTCAACTCCTATAAGATGGTTTATGTCTTCAAGTCTGAGGACTACATGTACCGACGCACTGCCTTGCTGCGAGCTCACCAG TCACACGAGAGAGTGAGCACTCGGTTGCACAAGCGCTTCCAGGCCTGGGTCGACTTCTGGGTGAAGGAGCATGTCACTCGCGACATGGCCGCTGAGACCAACAAGTGGCTGATGGGAGAGGGGCGTGACGGTCTGGTGCCGTGCACCACCACCCGCGAGCTGGAGATCCTCCACTTCATGAACATCAACAAGTACCGTGTCAAATACGGCTCACCCTTCAAAGCACCATAA